One segment of Pirellulales bacterium DNA contains the following:
- a CDS encoding pyridoxal-phosphate dependent enzyme: MHNAPNKILEKTIRRCRERNIVIPTFAQLKNPDTVPPAIRARLAGEGLNDINPVNLFRITWKNEPKAKGGGYNQGNWLEFPSALTGVPSRIIGLVGKYFPTGAHKVGAAFGCLVPRLVSGHFDPTTQKAVWPSTGNYCRGGAFDSALLGCTAVAILPEQMSRERFDWLASIGAEVIKTPGGEANVKEIYDKCWEIKRTRPDCVIFNQFEEFGNAAWHYHLTGGIVDEIYQRVAKSGDRLSGYISATGSAGTIAAGDFLRTKYPSVRVVATESLQCPTLLTCGFGDHRIEGIGDKHVPWIHNVRNTDVVAAIDDEQCLMLLRLFNEPAGRAFLQKQGVPAAMLDQLNLVGISGICNLVSAIKTAKFFEMTGRDVLFLPLTDSLDLYGSRLEEMRQQHGPYSELLAARHFGRY; this comes from the coding sequence ATGCATAACGCGCCCAATAAAATTCTCGAAAAAACCATTCGCCGTTGCCGCGAGCGGAACATCGTCATTCCCACTTTTGCCCAATTGAAGAACCCCGACACGGTTCCGCCGGCCATCCGCGCGCGCCTCGCTGGCGAGGGACTGAACGACATCAACCCCGTCAACCTGTTCCGCATCACCTGGAAGAACGAACCCAAAGCCAAAGGCGGCGGCTACAACCAGGGCAATTGGCTCGAATTTCCCTCGGCCCTGACCGGCGTGCCCTCCAGAATTATTGGCCTGGTGGGCAAGTATTTTCCCACCGGGGCGCACAAAGTCGGCGCCGCCTTTGGCTGCCTCGTGCCCCGATTGGTCTCCGGCCACTTCGATCCCACCACCCAAAAAGCCGTCTGGCCCAGCACCGGAAACTATTGCCGTGGCGGCGCGTTCGACAGTGCCCTATTGGGCTGCACCGCCGTCGCCATTTTGCCGGAGCAAATGTCGCGGGAACGGTTCGATTGGCTGGCTTCCATCGGGGCCGAAGTCATCAAAACCCCCGGCGGCGAGGCCAATGTCAAGGAAATTTATGACAAATGCTGGGAGATTAAACGCACCCGCCCCGATTGCGTCATTTTCAACCAGTTCGAAGAGTTCGGTAACGCCGCCTGGCATTATCATTTGACCGGCGGCATCGTCGATGAAATTTATCAGCGCGTTGCCAAATCGGGCGATCGTCTTTCGGGCTACATTTCCGCCACGGGCAGCGCCGGCACCATTGCCGCCGGTGATTTTTTGCGAACCAAATATCCTTCCGTGCGCGTGGTGGCGACCGAAAGTTTGCAATGCCCCACGCTGCTAACATGCGGCTTTGGCGATCACCGCATCGAAGGCATCGGCGATAAACACGTCCCCTGGATTCACAATGTCCGCAATACTGATGTCGTCGCTGCCATCGACGACGAGCAATGCCTGATGCTGTTGCGATTGTTCAACGAACCCGCCGGCCGCGCGTTTTTGCAAAAACAAGGCGTGCCCGCCGCGATGCTCGATCAACTCAACCTCGTGGGCATTTCCGGCATTTGCAATTTAGTGTCGGCCATCAAAACGGCCAAGTTCTTCGAGATGACTGGCCGTGACGTGCTATTTTTACCGCTGACCGATTCCCTCGATCTGTACGGCTCGCGCCTGGAAGAAATGCGACAGCAGCACGGCCCGTATTCAGAATTACTCGCCGCCCGCCACTTCGGCCGCTACC